A genome region from Natronobeatus ordinarius includes the following:
- a CDS encoding cytochrome d ubiquinol oxidase subunit II codes for MTTNFPIMADVTRVDTVLFGPVVPVDEYLIPWLPELWFGILLFTLGMYVFLDGFDFGIGMLYGTREDEAERDLLLSIFGPVWDANEVWLVAFGTVLFAAFPPVYASLLSDHYLLVFAIVFALILRGITPELREQRDEPEWVRACDRGFVVGSTLSPFFIGTLAGSWVFGTGTIALPSVLTGVAVVFLSVASGAAYVAMKTTDTLREEMVRYGLYAAAGYLLSVVVLLITVFLTDPLGVRETLLSTPVLAVVLVTVVFLGIGVVAATRDALEVTWWFYATGGVAFALITLVAILLYPDLYPATGTTVRESIISPLALNVLTVVVIPVLFLVLAYFRYLYTVFSGPVEHEDGYGTSD; via the coding sequence GTGACGACCAACTTCCCGATCATGGCGGACGTGACTCGAGTCGATACCGTATTGTTCGGCCCCGTCGTTCCCGTCGACGAGTACCTGATCCCGTGGTTGCCCGAACTCTGGTTTGGTATCTTGCTGTTTACCCTCGGGATGTACGTGTTCCTCGATGGCTTCGACTTCGGGATTGGTATGCTGTACGGAACCCGCGAAGACGAAGCCGAACGCGACCTGTTGCTCTCGATTTTCGGTCCGGTCTGGGACGCAAACGAGGTGTGGCTCGTCGCGTTCGGGACGGTGCTGTTCGCCGCCTTCCCGCCGGTGTACGCCTCGCTGCTCAGCGATCACTACCTCCTCGTCTTCGCGATCGTGTTCGCGTTGATCCTGCGGGGGATCACTCCCGAGCTTCGCGAACAACGAGACGAACCAGAGTGGGTGCGTGCCTGCGACCGAGGCTTCGTGGTGGGCAGCACGCTTTCGCCGTTTTTCATCGGTACCCTCGCTGGAAGCTGGGTCTTCGGGACTGGCACGATCGCACTCCCGAGTGTCTTGACCGGTGTGGCCGTTGTCTTTCTCTCGGTGGCCAGCGGGGCGGCCTACGTCGCGATGAAGACAACCGACACGCTCCGTGAGGAGATGGTCAGATACGGACTGTACGCCGCCGCGGGCTACCTGCTCAGTGTCGTTGTGTTGCTCATTACCGTTTTCCTCACCGATCCACTCGGCGTCCGCGAGACGCTTCTTTCGACCCCGGTTCTGGCGGTCGTCCTCGTGACGGTCGTCTTCCTCGGTATCGGCGTCGTGGCAGCAACCCGGGACGCACTCGAGGTTACGTGGTGGTTTTACGCCACCGGCGGCGTCGCGTTCGCGCTGATTACGCTCGTCGCGATTTTGCTGTACCCGGATCTGTACCCCGCTACTGGAACGACGGTCCGTGAATCGATCATCTCGCCGCTGGCGCTCAACGTCCTCACAGTCGTCGTGATCCCTGTCCTGTTCCTCGTGTTAGCGTACTTCCGGTACCTGTACACGGTGTTTTCAGGGCCGGTCGAACACGAGGACGGATACGGAACCTCCGACTGA
- a CDS encoding cytochrome ubiquinol oxidase subunit I produces the protein MIEPLLIDPELGSRIQFGGTLSVHIVFAALSVGLAPYIVYFTYKEISTGREKYERLRSFWTKIFAIGFVMGTATGIPMSFQFGTNFPAFSEFAGELIGGPLAFESTMAFFLEAVFLGVLLFGRERVSDRVYVLSSVLVMVGAWLSALWILIVNSWMQTPQGYELIEENGVTGLVLTDPIAAYFTPRLFWMYVHMQNAAVISVTLFVAGVAAYFVWTNPDSEPWRGTLKLSVGVLAITSIFQVIHGDMYTRHVVQTQPMKFAAMEALYETKEGAPLHLLAFPRNLADITDPRAEELFTVSIPYLASFLAEADPTGVVYGLEEFDVQNPPVAYVFWSFRTMVFLGFWFIALGLWGVYRMRKGTLFERGRFLKALMASIPLGFVATIVGWYVTEIGRQPWIIQDVQLTSEGVSQTLTSTQMTISLSAFAIAYAILVVLFIRVIKWIVDDELERVLEDDFERVEQERTDDQAPSGSGEV, from the coding sequence GTGATCGAGCCGCTGTTGATCGACCCCGAACTGGGGAGTCGCATTCAGTTCGGCGGCACGCTTTCGGTCCACATTGTCTTCGCCGCCCTCTCGGTCGGGCTCGCCCCCTACATCGTCTACTTCACTTACAAGGAGATCTCGACGGGTCGTGAGAAGTACGAACGGTTGCGCTCGTTCTGGACGAAGATCTTCGCCATCGGGTTCGTGATGGGCACGGCGACGGGGATCCCAATGAGCTTCCAGTTCGGGACGAACTTTCCCGCGTTCTCGGAGTTCGCCGGTGAACTCATCGGCGGCCCCCTCGCCTTCGAGTCGACGATGGCATTCTTCCTCGAGGCCGTCTTCCTCGGTGTCCTGTTGTTCGGCCGCGAACGAGTTAGCGACCGCGTCTACGTCCTCTCGTCGGTGCTCGTGATGGTCGGTGCGTGGCTTTCGGCGCTGTGGATCCTCATCGTCAACTCCTGGATGCAGACGCCCCAGGGTTACGAACTGATCGAGGAAAACGGCGTGACAGGACTCGTACTCACCGATCCCATTGCGGCGTACTTCACCCCGCGGCTGTTCTGGATGTACGTCCACATGCAGAACGCCGCGGTGATCTCCGTGACGCTCTTCGTCGCCGGCGTCGCCGCCTACTTCGTCTGGACGAACCCCGACAGCGAACCCTGGCGCGGGACGCTCAAGCTCTCGGTCGGCGTCCTCGCGATCACCTCGATCTTCCAGGTGATCCACGGCGACATGTACACCCGTCACGTCGTCCAGACCCAGCCGATGAAGTTCGCCGCGATGGAGGCGCTGTACGAGACCAAAGAGGGCGCCCCGCTGCACCTCCTCGCGTTCCCACGGAACCTCGCGGACATCACCGACCCGCGGGCCGAGGAACTGTTCACGGTCAGTATTCCATATCTGGCGTCGTTTCTCGCCGAGGCCGATCCGACCGGGGTCGTCTACGGCCTCGAGGAGTTCGATGTGCAGAACCCGCCGGTCGCGTACGTCTTCTGGTCGTTCCGGACGATGGTGTTTCTCGGCTTCTGGTTCATCGCCCTCGGCCTGTGGGGCGTCTACCGGATGCGCAAGGGGACGCTCTTCGAGCGGGGCCGGTTCCTGAAGGCGCTGATGGCGTCGATCCCGCTCGGCTTCGTCGCGACCATCGTCGGCTGGTACGTCACCGAGATCGGCCGCCAGCCCTGGATCATCCAGGACGTCCAGCTTACGAGCGAGGGGGTCTCTCAGACGCTCACATCGACCCAGATGACGATCTCGCTTTCCGCCTTTGCGATCGCCTACGCGATCCTCGTCGTTCTGTTCATCCGGGTGATCAAATGGATCGTCGACGACGAACTCGAGCGCGTTCTCGAGGACGACTTCGAACGGGTCGAGCAAGAACGGACCGACGACCAAGCGCCGAGTGGCTCCGGTGAGGTGTGA
- a CDS encoding DUF1641 domain-containing protein, producing the protein MTDETITGEDDLDDLLVEAIETNPEAVAAFVHQEGHLEGLFDTPAFETDRLDDRLLEVAADAEAAEGPDRLTAVLEENVDDLATGLERVARLEANGDLETLVGLANTIALLAAAVDDDIVMSVGGTAGSLGEVADTTADPDTVAGVQTLLEGLGEAAGEKPPEQVGTVELMRTLRNPDVQRGLGFLVAMVRAVGVQLEDEREAIDRAAEESESSGERQ; encoded by the coding sequence ATGACTGACGAGACAATCACCGGCGAGGACGACCTCGACGACCTCCTCGTCGAAGCGATCGAAACGAATCCCGAGGCAGTCGCCGCGTTCGTCCACCAAGAAGGCCATCTCGAGGGGTTGTTCGACACCCCGGCGTTCGAGACGGACCGTCTCGACGACCGACTCCTCGAGGTGGCTGCCGACGCCGAGGCAGCCGAGGGTCCGGATCGACTGACTGCGGTCCTCGAGGAAAACGTAGACGACCTCGCCACCGGCCTCGAGCGGGTCGCCAGGCTCGAGGCGAACGGCGACCTCGAGACGCTGGTCGGGCTGGCGAACACGATCGCGTTGCTCGCCGCCGCGGTCGACGACGACATCGTCATGTCGGTCGGCGGGACCGCTGGTTCGCTCGGAGAGGTCGCGGATACGACGGCTGATCCGGATACGGTCGCCGGTGTCCAGACGTTGCTCGAGGGGCTCGGTGAGGCGGCCGGGGAAAAGCCACCGGAACAAGTCGGCACTGTCGAATTGATGCGGACGCTTCGAAACCCCGACGTCCAGCGTGGACTCGGATTTCTCGTCGCCATGGTTCGGGCCGTCGGGGTCCAGCTGGAAGACGAGCGGGAGGCGATCGACCGAGCAGCGGAGGAAAGTGAGTCGAGTGGTGAGAGACAGTGA
- a CDS encoding NAD(P)/FAD-dependent oxidoreductase, with protein sequence MATDSTDVDGQRVVIVGGGTGGTVVANKLSDALREELEAGTLEVTLVTDTPDHVYKPIFLYVAFDRKSVADSRRPQQELLDRRVECRLDHVTAIDTDEKRLSLEDDDSLDYDHLVIATGATLDPEAVDGLAEGGHHFYTADAAEALRDELATFTAGHLVLSTVGIPHMCPAAPIEFALIVDDWLRERGRRDDVELTYTYPVDGAHTIESIDDWLTPLLAERDIALEIAFEVESVDPDHEHITATDGRSLEYDLLVTIPPHVGGPLVERAELGEEWIEVDNHTLEATRAEDVYALGDITDVPTSKAGSAAHYQAGVVADRVASAVRGQTPTTTYDGRTLCFVEAGLEEATFVSFDYDLDPVVRPPSQFVHWAKLAYNESYWLTARGLL encoded by the coding sequence ATGGCGACTGACTCGACAGACGTGGACGGCCAGCGCGTCGTGATCGTCGGTGGTGGGACCGGCGGCACGGTCGTCGCCAACAAGCTCTCGGACGCGTTGCGCGAGGAACTCGAGGCCGGCACACTCGAGGTGACGCTCGTCACCGACACGCCCGATCACGTCTACAAGCCGATCTTCCTCTACGTCGCTTTCGACAGGAAGTCGGTTGCCGACAGCCGTCGTCCACAGCAGGAATTGCTCGATCGCCGAGTCGAGTGTCGACTCGATCACGTCACCGCGATCGACACCGACGAGAAGCGCCTGTCCCTCGAGGACGACGATTCCCTCGACTACGACCACCTCGTGATCGCGACGGGTGCGACGCTCGACCCGGAGGCCGTCGATGGACTCGCCGAGGGCGGCCATCACTTCTACACCGCCGACGCTGCCGAGGCGCTTCGGGACGAACTCGCGACGTTCACCGCCGGCCACCTGGTGTTGAGCACAGTCGGCATCCCGCACATGTGTCCGGCGGCACCGATCGAGTTCGCGCTCATCGTCGACGACTGGCTCCGGGAACGCGGCCGTCGGGACGACGTCGAGCTCACCTACACCTACCCGGTCGACGGAGCACACACGATCGAGTCGATCGACGACTGGCTGACGCCGCTTTTGGCAGAGCGAGACATCGCCCTCGAGATCGCCTTCGAGGTCGAGTCCGTCGATCCGGACCACGAACACATCACGGCAACCGACGGCCGGTCGCTCGAGTACGACCTCCTCGTGACGATCCCGCCCCACGTCGGCGGGCCGCTCGTCGAGCGGGCGGAGCTTGGAGAGGAGTGGATCGAGGTCGACAACCACACGCTCGAGGCGACGCGTGCCGAGGACGTCTACGCGCTGGGGGATATCACCGACGTCCCGACGAGCAAAGCCGGCAGCGCCGCACACTACCAGGCCGGCGTCGTCGCAGACCGGGTCGCGAGTGCGGTCCGGGGACAGACGCCGACGACCACGTACGACGGCCGGACGCTCTGTTTCGTCGAGGCCGGCCTCGAGGAGGCGACGTTCGTCTCCTTCGACTACGACCTGGATCCGGTCGTTCGACCGCCCTCCCAGTTCGTCCACTGGGCGAAACTCGCGTACAACGAATCGTACTGGCTGACCGCTAGAGGCTTGCTCTGA
- a CDS encoding tyrosine-type recombinase/integrase: MQPGDSGATPGKTPLKDALEECLETKGRLSPNYRENFERVVGSWIDFCHRRNVEALEDVTERTMAAFAGHLARRVEAGQSDGVDGGIAASTAWTYYDYVSAFLSWAVKWDYLTENPAEKARAREPMPARPSSGEYNRQFWQSEQRQTVVDYVRRRVDSAYRHPIAPKPVLHKRLRDRALVATLAYTGVRGGEILNDPTDDRRAGLRWKDVDLEDGRLRILGKNQQVEDAQLPTQAARPLRRWKDALEPTASDWPVFPSMHVPTLSRKIAAELGPKERSKRVSTSHHWAVVLDEEIEPPSITTEGVRSILKRLTDAADVPGLGEDEYLTLHGARRGVGEKLYRERGHAAAQRTLRHADPSTTSEMYAHIEASELADDVSEVFNGE, from the coding sequence ATGCAACCCGGAGATTCCGGCGCTACCCCAGGGAAAACGCCGCTGAAAGACGCCCTCGAGGAGTGTCTCGAGACCAAAGGTCGACTCTCACCGAACTATCGGGAGAACTTCGAGCGCGTGGTTGGTTCCTGGATCGACTTCTGCCACCGGCGCAACGTCGAGGCCCTCGAGGATGTCACGGAACGCACCATGGCCGCCTTCGCTGGTCACCTCGCTCGTCGTGTCGAGGCCGGTCAATCTGATGGCGTCGACGGCGGGATCGCGGCTTCAACCGCATGGACGTACTACGATTACGTCTCGGCGTTCCTTTCCTGGGCAGTCAAGTGGGACTACCTCACCGAGAATCCTGCGGAAAAAGCACGGGCTCGCGAGCCGATGCCTGCTCGTCCCTCGAGCGGCGAGTACAACCGCCAGTTCTGGCAGTCCGAACAGCGACAGACGGTCGTCGACTACGTGCGCCGGCGCGTCGACAGCGCCTATCGGCACCCGATCGCCCCGAAGCCCGTCTTACACAAGCGCCTCCGAGACCGTGCCCTCGTCGCGACGCTCGCGTACACGGGCGTCCGTGGTGGAGAGATCCTGAACGACCCGACCGACGACCGGCGGGCCGGTCTGCGGTGGAAAGACGTCGACCTCGAGGACGGCAGGCTCAGGATCCTCGGAAAGAACCAGCAAGTCGAAGATGCCCAACTCCCTACGCAAGCAGCACGACCGTTACGACGGTGGAAGGACGCCCTCGAGCCGACAGCCTCGGACTGGCCTGTCTTCCCATCGATGCACGTCCCTACACTCTCACGGAAGATCGCAGCTGAACTCGGTCCGAAAGAACGTAGCAAACGAGTCTCGACGAGTCACCACTGGGCTGTTGTGCTTGATGAGGAGATCGAACCGCCGTCGATCACTACTGAAGGCGTACGATCGATCCTCAAACGCCTCACCGACGCCGCCGACGTTCCTGGACTTGGCGAAGATGAGTATCTCACGCTTCACGGAGCCCGCCGTGGAGTTGGCGAAAAGCTCTATCGTGAGCGTGGACACGCAGCCGCCCAACGAACCCTTCGACACGCCGACCCGTCAACCACCTCGGAGATGTATGCCCACATCGAAGCGAGTGAATTGGCTGACGACGTGAGTGAGGTGTTCAATGGTGAATGA
- a CDS encoding type B DNA-directed DNA polymerase yields the protein MAFKIDFLDDGVYEWTATDDGVSVRRIEDYTPSVYVTTEHEGDSKFDAVNELLQSHPAVVTVDQERWRRGFRHDAEDVLRVDLESIGVVRNVAERVTALDRPGTHRCYNVDLSREFRYCLERDRDPTPARELTTLELEVEPVELATPPITELTVGSEQVAGDAVSVLEAITDALSTVAPDVLICSTTEIVPVLYRTAAEHDLDFQLGRRPGWQQLAGRSTYESYGQVGHSPARYDVPGRVLIDRSNTFFHHQSGLDGCLDLVQRSRKPLQELAWASIGNVLTAIQIREARDRNVLVPWRYWRHEFFKPMSTLHDADRGGHTFAPEVGLHENVHELDFSSLYPNIIRTRNVSPETIRCSCHADREDVPELGYSICDEPGYLPDVLGPLIDDRDAMKAELRAGVDDPERERTLRRRAEAIKWILVSCFGYQGFSNAKFGRIECHEAINAFARELLLDAKEILEKNGWHLVHGIVDSLWVTPVEGDRQRPLEELTTEITDAIGIRLEYEAAYDWIAFVPLRDSDEGALNKYFGKLTDEEQYKYRGIECRQRHTPSFIKDAQRDLIETLDVHRTPEAVCDRLQRHLETLRTGSIEPTSLVITRRASRRLGEYHQRTRTVAALERAQDEGLEFHPGEHISYVVTDDERDSRNRVALEHEAVTEYDVDFYAELLIRAAESVCSPLEWRQSDIEHYLDERVDASITAWH from the coding sequence ATGGCCTTCAAAATCGACTTTCTCGACGACGGCGTCTACGAGTGGACGGCCACCGATGACGGGGTATCAGTCCGTCGGATCGAGGACTACACACCGTCGGTCTACGTAACGACGGAACACGAGGGAGACTCGAAATTCGATGCGGTGAACGAACTGCTGCAATCGCATCCTGCAGTCGTCACCGTCGACCAGGAACGGTGGCGACGGGGGTTTCGCCACGATGCCGAAGACGTACTTCGAGTCGATCTCGAGTCGATTGGCGTCGTCCGGAACGTCGCCGAGCGAGTGACAGCGCTCGATCGGCCGGGAACGCATCGCTGTTACAACGTCGACCTCTCGCGGGAGTTTCGATACTGTCTCGAACGCGACCGTGATCCGACGCCCGCCCGCGAGTTGACGACGCTCGAACTCGAGGTCGAACCGGTGGAACTCGCGACACCGCCGATCACCGAACTCACGGTTGGGTCCGAGCAGGTCGCTGGCGATGCGGTCTCCGTGCTCGAGGCGATCACCGACGCCCTTTCGACAGTTGCTCCCGACGTGCTGATCTGCTCGACGACCGAGATCGTTCCCGTCCTCTATCGGACAGCCGCAGAACACGACCTCGACTTTCAGCTGGGTCGGCGTCCGGGGTGGCAGCAGCTCGCGGGACGATCGACGTACGAAAGCTATGGCCAGGTCGGGCACTCTCCCGCTCGGTACGACGTTCCCGGTCGGGTGCTCATCGATCGGTCGAACACGTTCTTCCACCATCAGTCGGGACTCGATGGCTGTCTCGATCTCGTGCAGCGGTCGAGAAAGCCGCTGCAGGAACTCGCGTGGGCGTCGATCGGGAACGTGCTCACGGCGATTCAGATTCGCGAAGCCCGCGACCGAAACGTCCTCGTCCCCTGGCGCTACTGGCGACACGAGTTCTTCAAGCCGATGTCGACGCTGCACGACGCCGACCGTGGTGGCCACACGTTCGCACCGGAGGTTGGGCTCCACGAGAACGTTCACGAACTCGACTTCTCGAGTCTGTATCCAAACATCATCCGAACCCGAAACGTCAGTCCGGAGACGATCCGGTGTTCGTGCCACGCCGATCGCGAAGACGTCCCCGAACTCGGCTACAGCATCTGTGACGAACCGGGCTACCTGCCGGACGTCCTCGGCCCGTTGATCGACGACCGCGACGCGATGAAAGCCGAACTCCGCGCCGGCGTCGACGATCCCGAGCGCGAGCGGACGTTGCGTCGCCGGGCGGAGGCAATCAAGTGGATTCTCGTCTCCTGTTTCGGCTACCAGGGCTTCTCGAACGCGAAGTTCGGCCGGATCGAGTGCCACGAGGCGATCAACGCCTTCGCTCGCGAACTCCTGCTCGACGCGAAGGAAATCCTGGAGAAAAACGGCTGGCACCTCGTGCACGGCATCGTCGACAGCCTGTGGGTGACACCCGTCGAAGGCGACCGCCAGAGGCCACTCGAGGAACTGACGACTGAGATCACCGACGCCATCGGAATTCGTCTGGAGTACGAGGCGGCCTACGACTGGATTGCCTTCGTTCCACTCCGAGATAGCGACGAGGGAGCACTCAACAAGTATTTCGGGAAACTCACCGACGAGGAGCAGTACAAGTACCGGGGTATCGAGTGTCGACAACGCCACACCCCTTCGTTCATCAAGGACGCCCAGCGTGACCTGATCGAGACGCTCGACGTCCACCGAACACCCGAGGCAGTCTGCGACCGACTCCAGCGTCACCTCGAGACGCTCCGCACGGGTTCGATCGAGCCGACATCGCTCGTAATCACTCGTCGAGCGTCCAGGCGCTTAGGAGAGTATCACCAACGAACCCGAACCGTCGCAGCGCTCGAACGAGCGCAGGATGAAGGGCTCGAGTTCCACCCCGGAGAACACATCTCGTACGTGGTGACCGACGACGAGCGTGACTCGAGGAATCGCGTCGCGCTCGAGCACGAAGCGGTCACAGAGTACGACGTCGATTTCTATGCCGAGCTGCTGATTCGTGCTGCTGAAAGCGTGTGTTCACCACTCGAGTGGCGACAGTCAGATATCGAACATTACCTTGATGAGCGTGTCGACGCATCCATAACCGCCTGGCATTGA
- a CDS encoding Gfo/Idh/MocA family protein → MHQVGIVGCGVIGSRLAKTFDEHERTEIRAVCDRVAEKAESMAATYDCEAVTAVEDLVDLDTIDIVYVGVPPKHHAAVVQAALSAETHVICEKPIAENAAVGRELTGLARESDRTTAINFPFRYTPGFVEMRDRIAAGEIGTPKRVALRFRFPQWPREWQDVDWLAGREQGGPLREVGSHFVFGTQELFGGLVDVTADVRHTAPEKYEESIVGTFLAGGDVAGADVSEADRADAETVTDVGGAVALDERVHGTIDLLCDCAGSEENSLTVEGTEGSLSLQAWRCLVANPGEADERVITEEPGETTLTLIDEFVTELEGGDGDLVSFAEATRVQEVVDTVLGVDAE, encoded by the coding sequence ATGCACCAGGTCGGAATCGTCGGCTGTGGCGTCATCGGGTCGCGCCTTGCGAAAACGTTTGACGAACACGAACGGACCGAAATCCGGGCAGTCTGTGACCGCGTCGCCGAGAAAGCAGAATCGATGGCGGCAACGTACGACTGTGAGGCGGTCACCGCGGTAGAGGACCTCGTCGATCTCGACACGATCGATATCGTCTACGTGGGCGTCCCGCCGAAGCACCACGCGGCCGTCGTCCAGGCCGCACTCAGCGCAGAAACGCACGTCATCTGTGAGAAACCCATTGCGGAGAACGCAGCGGTCGGCCGTGAGCTAACCGGCCTTGCACGCGAGAGCGACCGGACGACGGCTATCAACTTCCCGTTCCGCTACACGCCAGGGTTCGTCGAGATGCGCGACCGGATCGCAGCCGGCGAGATCGGCACGCCGAAACGTGTCGCCCTCCGATTTCGCTTCCCGCAGTGGCCGCGCGAGTGGCAGGACGTCGACTGGCTCGCCGGCCGCGAGCAAGGCGGCCCGCTCCGGGAGGTCGGGAGCCACTTCGTGTTCGGGACGCAGGAACTGTTCGGTGGTCTCGTCGACGTCACTGCGGACGTACGGCATACGGCCCCAGAGAAGTACGAGGAGTCCATCGTTGGCACATTCCTCGCCGGTGGCGATGTTGCGGGCGCCGATGTGAGCGAGGCAGACCGAGCGGATGCCGAGACCGTCACCGACGTCGGCGGTGCTGTCGCCCTCGATGAGCGCGTCCACGGGACTATCGACCTCCTCTGTGACTGTGCCGGCAGCGAGGAAAATAGCCTCACCGTCGAGGGAACCGAGGGGTCGCTGTCGCTACAGGCGTGGCGCTGCCTCGTCGCCAACCCCGGCGAGGCGGACGAGCGCGTGATTACCGAGGAACCGGGCGAGACGACACTCACACTGATCGACGAGTTCGTGACCGAGCTCGAGGGCGGCGACGGCGACCTCGTCTCCTTCGCAGAGGCGACGCGCGTCCAGGAGGTCGTCGACACCGTCCTCGGCGTCGACGCTGAGTGA
- a CDS encoding Cdc6/Cdc18 family protein: protein MIRDARVLRPEFVPQELVHRDAEVNHLAHVLEPLTRGEPTDVALLTGPSGTGKTCISRYMADRLQQETLSVETQYVNCWQNYSRFRTVYRILEGLGKTLDIHRQSTPHDELLERLRRYDGPPCLVILDEVDQLEDKRLLYDLHALSRFSLILIANREAELFTDLDDRLVSRLRGSERVQFDRYSTDALVEIMHRRVRIGLRDGAVDRSVLQTIADVAAGDARVALSILRSAARRAQQNHLETITASVAEQSIPDAEAEIRRKNLDTLTPHQRLLYEILDEHDELAPGDIYATYRERAENPKTDRTVRTYLSKMARYNLLSAEGSSRDRVYRTLE from the coding sequence ATGATTCGGGATGCGAGGGTGCTTCGGCCGGAGTTCGTCCCCCAGGAACTCGTCCACCGTGATGCCGAAGTGAACCACCTCGCTCACGTCCTCGAGCCACTGACTCGAGGCGAGCCAACTGACGTGGCACTCCTGACTGGACCGTCGGGGACGGGAAAAACCTGCATTTCGCGGTATATGGCCGACCGGCTCCAACAGGAAACGCTCTCAGTCGAGACGCAGTACGTGAACTGCTGGCAGAACTACTCGCGGTTTCGAACCGTCTATCGAATCCTCGAGGGCCTCGGAAAGACGCTCGATATCCATCGCCAGTCGACGCCGCACGACGAACTGCTCGAGCGGCTCCGGCGGTACGACGGGCCTCCGTGTCTGGTGATCCTGGACGAGGTCGACCAACTCGAGGACAAACGGCTCCTCTACGATTTACACGCGTTGTCTCGGTTTTCGCTGATACTGATCGCAAACCGTGAAGCAGAGCTGTTCACCGATCTCGACGACCGGCTCGTGAGTCGGCTGCGCGGTAGTGAACGCGTCCAGTTCGATCGGTACTCGACCGACGCGCTCGTCGAGATCATGCACAGACGCGTCCGGATCGGGCTCCGGGATGGTGCCGTCGACAGATCGGTGCTGCAGACGATCGCCGATGTGGCAGCTGGCGACGCTCGCGTTGCGTTGAGCATCCTCCGGAGTGCAGCCCGACGGGCACAGCAAAACCACCTCGAGACGATCACTGCGTCGGTGGCCGAGCAGTCAATTCCCGATGCTGAAGCCGAGATCCGACGGAAAAACCTCGATACGCTCACCCCCCACCAACGCCTCCTCTACGAGATTCTCGACGAGCACGACGAACTCGCACCCGGTGACATCTACGCCACGTACCGAGAGCGAGCCGAGAATCCGAAAACCGATCGGACGGTCCGAACGTACCTCTCGAAGATGGCTCGATACAATCTGCTCAGTGCTGAAGGGAGCAGCCGAGATCGCGTGTACCGAACGCTAGAGTGA
- a CDS encoding IclR family transcriptional regulator, protein MKDTPARPVTTVETTIKILEEIKERDEATLDELSSAVGIAKSTTHRHLQTLEQQDFVTRSEERYRIGLRMLGFGIHARAQRELFHVTRPKIDELAEETGERVWCITHEHGRSIHLYGAAGSQSVKTQANEGDREYLHHTAAGKAILSTFDRDRIEAIIEAHGLPARTEDTITSKEDLLEELDWISKHNYAFNRGESVPRLHAVGAPITDSDGVAIGAISISGPSNRLKGDVMTEKIPDLLLGSTNEVEINMNYS, encoded by the coding sequence ATGAAGGACACACCGGCTCGACCCGTCACGACCGTCGAAACAACAATCAAGATACTCGAGGAGATCAAGGAACGGGACGAAGCGACCCTCGATGAACTATCGAGTGCGGTCGGTATCGCCAAAAGTACGACCCACCGTCATCTCCAAACGCTTGAACAGCAGGACTTCGTGACACGATCCGAGGAACGTTACCGAATCGGTCTCCGAATGCTCGGTTTCGGCATCCACGCGAGAGCACAACGAGAGCTGTTCCACGTCACCAGACCAAAAATCGACGAGCTGGCTGAAGAGACGGGTGAAAGAGTCTGGTGTATTACACACGAACACGGTCGCAGTATTCACCTGTATGGTGCAGCCGGATCTCAGTCGGTCAAGACACAAGCAAACGAGGGGGACAGGGAGTACCTTCATCACACTGCCGCCGGGAAAGCCATTCTATCGACGTTCGACCGTGATCGGATCGAGGCAATCATCGAAGCACACGGGCTTCCAGCCAGAACCGAGGACACGATTACAAGCAAAGAGGACTTGTTAGAGGAACTCGATTGGATTTCAAAGCACAACTATGCTTTCAACAGGGGTGAATCAGTTCCGAGACTTCACGCTGTCGGCGCGCCAATCACAGATTCAGACGGTGTCGCGATCGGTGCAATCAGTATCTCCGGGCCGTCAAACCGTCTGAAAGGGGACGTCATGACAGAGAAAATCCCCGACCTGTTGCTCGGATCGACAAATGAAGTTGAAATAAACATGAATTATTCATAG